In Rhizobium favelukesii, the genomic stretch TCACGGCATATTCCCGTCGCAAACGGGCAACGAGGCGCAAAACTGCATCCTACGATCGGCTCGCGCAAACTGGGAACGATTCCAGGGATTTCTGCTAGTCGCTGCTGCCGCCCACGTCTGGGATCGGGCATGGATCGCATAAGGCCCTTTGTGTAGGGATGCAGAGGATAGTCGAACAAATCCTTCACCGTAGTCTGCTCAATGATCCTACCCGCATACATGACGATCACACGCTGACACGTCTCTGCAACTACGCCCAAGTCATGTGTGATCAGCATAACCGCGGTACCCATGCGCTCTTTCAGGTCGACGATCAGTCTCAGGATCTGCGCCTGGATAGTGACGTCTAGCGCCGTGGTTGGCTCATCCGCGATCAGTAGCTCGGGTGAACAAGCGAGCGCCATGGCAATCATGGCGCGCTGACGCATCCCGCCTGACATCTCATGGGGGTAGTTGTACAAGCGCCGCTCGGGATCGGCAACGCGCACCATGCGAAGCATTTCAAGGGATTTTTCCAACGCCTTCGAGCGGGAAGCACGCGTATGAATTTGGACAGCTTCGGCGATTTGACGACCGACGGTGTGAACCGGGCTCAAACTTGTCATAGGCTCCTGAAAGATCATGGCAATACGGTCGCCACGGATCTTTCTCATTTCCCGCTCCGAGAGATTGATAAGGTTGCGCCCTTTGAAAAGGATCTCACCACCAACGGTCTTTGCTGTGCGTTTTGGCAGCAAACCAAGGATTGACAGGGCGGTGACACTCTTCCCACAGCCCGATTCACCGACCACGCCAAGTGTTTCGCCGCTGTTCACCTGAAAACTAACGCCGCTTAGAGCACGTGTAACGCTCTCCTCACCATAAAAGTGGGTCTCAAGGTCGCGAACATCGAGAAGCAACTGGCTATCTATGTTTTTCTGCATTTTCATGTCAGCGTCTCCGCTTGGCACGGGGATCAAACATGTCACGCAACCCATCCCCAAGCAAGTTGACGGCAAGAACGGTGACGGCGAGACAGATGCCTGGCGCGAAGATAGTCATGGGAGCGATGCCGAGAAACAGGCGAGAGCTCGAAATCATATTCCCCCAGCTGGGAATCTCGGGAGGCACGCCCACGCCCAGAAAGCTGAGGCCGGCTTCTGTGAGGATTGCATCCGCACATACAATGGCGCTCTGAACCATAAGAGGTGGGATCGTGCTCGGAAGGATATGGCGCCACAACACCCTCGGGAGGCGCGCGCCACCGCAAAGTGCAGCCTCGACGTAGGGTCGTTCTCGAACACTGAGAACTACCGAACGAACCAACCGCGTCACGCTTGGCAGTTGTGGGATCGTGATGGCGACGATGAGGATACTAACCCCGGGACCAGTTAGAGAAATGAGTGCTATAGCAAGCAAAATTGTCGGAATAGACATCAAGCCGTCCATGATCCGCATAACGACATTGTCAAAACTCCGACTATAACCGGCGAGGATGCCGATCAGGAGCCCGGCGGCAGAGGCGAAAGTCGCCGAAAGCAACCCCACTATGAGAGAAATGCGGGCACCAAAGATAGTTCGAGCAAACACCTCCCGGCCCAGGTGGTCGCTTCCAAACCACTTCTCAGGTGAAGGCGCCTGCAGACGAGAAAACGGGTCCATGTTTACTGGATCGCCTGCGTACAACGGTGCGGTAACCGCCAGAACCACCAATACCGTCAATAGGCTGCCACCTACAAACACGAGTGGATGCCGCCTGATTAGACGAGGAAGATGAGCATTTCGTAGCCGGGGCGCCAGCACGGGTTCAAGCTGAGCAGAGAGTGTCATATCAGTACCGAATACGAGGATCGACCAGGGTATAGGAGAGATCAACCGCAAGGTTGATCAGCACGTAAAGGCCCGAAACAAGGATTAGAACGGCCTGAATAATGGGATAGTCACGATTGTTGATCGCATCGACTACCAGGCGACCAACGCCGGGGATGTTAAACACGGTCTCGGTAATAACGACCCCGGATATCAAACCCGCCAAACTCAAGCCGATGACGGTGAGGATTGGCACTCCGGCATTCTTCAGGGCGTGGTGAAAAAGCATGGCGTATGATGACGCGCCCTTTGCCGCAGCCGTTCGCATGTAATCTTCCGACAGTACTTCGAGCATGCTTGATCGCGTGATCCGCGCGATGAACGCCACATAGCCAACACTCAGAGTCAGCGTCGGCAGAACCAGGTGCACGAACCAAGTGCCGGCGCCACTGCTAATGGGCGCGTAACCTTGAACGGGCAACCAATGAGTTGTGATTGCAAAGTAGTATACGAGAGCATACCCGATGACGAAAACCGGAACAGAAAAACCAACCGCCGCAAATCCTGCGAGAGCGCGATCGATGACGCCACCGGCGCGCCATGCAGCAAAGACGCCGAAGTACACTCCTATCGTTACAGAGGAAATGATTGTCATGAAGGACAGGCATAGAGTGGGCTCTAGTCGGTCCGCGATGAGCTCAACGACCGGGCGCCCCGTAAAGATCGAAGTCCCAAAGTCCCCGCCGAGGATGGAAATCGCCCAACGTACGAACTGAACTAGCAGCGGATCGGCTAGTCCCAACTGTTCGCGGATGCCGGCGATCATCTCCAGGGTAGCCGCGTCGCCAGCGATTATCGCTGCCGGATCGCCGGGCGCTAGCCTGAGCAGCAGGAAGACGAAGACTCCAACCATCACCATTACAGCGATCGCCGAAACCAACCTTCGAAGGATGTAAATGCCCATTGTTCCTTAGACCTTTTGCATGTTCCACTTGGCGACAGGTTGCAGAATCTAGAAGACTCCGGAAGGCGCCTCGCTTCTCGCGGATACGAACTGACCGAGTCGAATGTCGCCAACGAAATTCCACGGATCCCATGCCAATCTCGATCAAGGACTTTGCACTTCGATCGGCCCAAATTGGCTATTTGGCCCAGAGTGCTTGATATTCGCCCCAAACCGCGGCTTTTCCCACCTGCATCGAGGACAGAGCCCCGTTGGCGATAGTTCATATCGTTGGTGATGAAGATTCTCCAACCTTCCTAGATTGGACCGCTATTGGCGCGGCGTCTTCGCGTCGCGAATAATCATGTCGCAGCTCCTCCCAGCTTTTTGTTGCGACGATCTTCCGAAAAGTTCGGATAGGTTAACGTCGCGGACGTTAGCGTCCCACCTTATGTACTCCAGCTTACCCCGATGTGCAACATATGTTTTATTTTATGATTTGCAGGTCAAACGTTGCATTGACTCCTTGACCTCGTTGCGTTGCTGCGAGACCAAGCTCGATGGACTTGCCGCTCACGCCGCGCTAGCTGGCCGGGGCAGCCGACCTGCACTGTGCCGATGAAGGTATGGCCGTTCTGTGCCACGGCGCGGGTCGATGTTCTGATCGGAACACACGAATCCCGCCCATCACAACGTGGCAATGGTCGGGACTATCCCGCGAGAGCAAGGGCACCGCCTGCTTAAATCTTCAGCATACTCCACATAGGGATGATCTGCGGCATGCAGATGACTCCGGTGAGCGCTTTCCGGCGTGCAACAGGCGAGACGATTTGCCCAAGCCTAATGTCGCCGACAAAGTCCCACCAGACGCGTTGCATCTTTCTGGCAAGTGCCTTCCGCTCCTCCAGCGTATTAACCTTTGCCCAGTTGGCCCGGAGCGCTTCGTATTCGTCGCTCTTCGGCCATCCGTACCAAGCTTTTTTGCCGCTAGCCACGAGGAACGGTGTGCCGAGGGGATTTGCTAGCGAGTAGTCGATTTCATCCGTGATGAAGACGTTCCAGCCACCGTTCTCAACCGGGCCTTTGTTCGCTCTGCGCGCGACCAAGCCGCCCCAGTCGCTCGGCGCCAGTACAGCGTTGATCCCAATTTTTCGCAGCGCAGACGCAACAATTTGCGACGCATCGTTGAACTTCGCTACGTTGGTAGGCTGCAGAATTACGATCTTCTCACCAGCATATCCCGCTTCGCTGAAGAGTTGCTTGGCCTTTTCGGGGTTGCCACCCTTCTTGAACCACCCTGTGTTCTCATCGTTCGTCATCGGAGTATTATTGCCGAATATGGAGGTGACCGGGCGACCAAATTTTGGGTCCGGAGCCATTGCCTGCAAGAGTGCTTCTTGGTCGATCAGGTGAAGCAGAGCTTGACGTGCTTTGACGTTGTCGAAAGGCTTCTGCAGGAAGTTCATACGGAGGCAAATGTCATCCCCGCCTTTGTTGAGAACTTCGAGTTCCAAGTTTACATCATTCTCGACTACTGAGTACAGATCCACAGGAGGCCCCTGAAGGAAATCAATCTCACCGGTTTGTAGCGCAGAAAGAGAAGTCTGCTGGTCGGCGATGTTGACCCAGATCACGCGATCAACCTTGACGACTTTGCCACCAGCCAGCCCATCGGCAATCTCGTTGCGTGGTACATATTTTTCATTCCGATCATAGGTGAAGCTAGCGCCGGGTTTGGCGAGAGCTTCATTGAACTTGAACGGACCTGACCCGATGTTCGTTGTCACCTGCTCGGTAGCAGGGCGGCTTGCATCCTTCTCTCGCATAATGAAGAG encodes the following:
- a CDS encoding ABC transporter ATP-binding protein, with product MKMQKNIDSQLLLDVRDLETHFYGEESVTRALSGVSFQVNSGETLGVVGESGCGKSVTALSILGLLPKRTAKTVGGEILFKGRNLINLSEREMRKIRGDRIAMIFQEPMTSLSPVHTVGRQIAEAVQIHTRASRSKALEKSLEMLRMVRVADPERRLYNYPHEMSGGMRQRAMIAMALACSPELLIADEPTTALDVTIQAQILRLIVDLKERMGTAVMLITHDLGVVAETCQRVIVMYAGRIIEQTTVKDLFDYPLHPYTKGLMRSMPDPRRGRQQRLAEIPGIVPSLREPIVGCSFAPRCPFATGICREQAPSLRDVRPGHSAACWRAEEVLGA
- a CDS encoding ABC transporter permease; the encoded protein is MTLSAQLEPVLAPRLRNAHLPRLIRRHPLVFVGGSLLTVLVVLAVTAPLYAGDPVNMDPFSRLQAPSPEKWFGSDHLGREVFARTIFGARISLIVGLLSATFASAAGLLIGILAGYSRSFDNVVMRIMDGLMSIPTILLAIALISLTGPGVSILIVAITIPQLPSVTRLVRSVVLSVRERPYVEAALCGGARLPRVLWRHILPSTIPPLMVQSAIVCADAILTEAGLSFLGVGVPPEIPSWGNMISSSRLFLGIAPMTIFAPGICLAVTVLAVNLLGDGLRDMFDPRAKRRR
- a CDS encoding ABC transporter substrate-binding protein; its protein translation is MEISRRDLFKVSMAAGTALTIPSILLAQAAGVDPRTIRMVKTGDLQVFDPIFTTANITADHGAAIYDTLFSVDSKFEPRPQMVEKWTVSEDQKTYTFVLRDGLAWHDGSPVTTADCVASIRRWGQVHPGGQLIMELANDVSRFDAKTFTIALKEPLGLLIDILADLTPPCLFIMREKDASRPATEQVTTNIGSGPFKFNEALAKPGASFTYDRNEKYVPRNEIADGLAGGKVVKVDRVIWVNIADQQTSLSALQTGEIDFLQGPPVDLYSVVENDVNLELEVLNKGGDDICLRMNFLQKPFDNVKARQALLHLIDQEALLQAMAPDPKFGRPVTSIFGNNTPMTNDENTGWFKKGGNPEKAKQLFSEAGYAGEKIVILQPTNVAKFNDASQIVASALRKIGINAVLAPSDWGGLVARRANKGPVENGGWNVFITDEIDYSLANPLGTPFLVASGKKAWYGWPKSDEYEALRANWAKVNTLEERKALARKMQRVWWDFVGDIRLGQIVSPVARRKALTGVICMPQIIPMWSMLKI
- a CDS encoding ABC transporter permease gives rise to the protein MGIYILRRLVSAIAVMVMVGVFVFLLLRLAPGDPAAIIAGDAATLEMIAGIREQLGLADPLLVQFVRWAISILGGDFGTSIFTGRPVVELIADRLEPTLCLSFMTIISSVTIGVYFGVFAAWRAGGVIDRALAGFAAVGFSVPVFVIGYALVYYFAITTHWLPVQGYAPISSGAGTWFVHLVLPTLTLSVGYVAFIARITRSSMLEVLSEDYMRTAAAKGASSYAMLFHHALKNAGVPILTVIGLSLAGLISGVVITETVFNIPGVGRLVVDAINNRDYPIIQAVLILVSGLYVLINLAVDLSYTLVDPRIRY